Proteins from a single region of Halomicroarcula saliterrae:
- a CDS encoding DUF7437 domain-containing protein, with protein sequence MSESPTRHSHPLDLMLAVSDVVVNKRYAQIYAQVLTLDTPTVEELSEDLDSSTTTVYEDVKHLVESGILERVTETQPHRYQARDIDLNVQAGDETYEITPALFVALARSGTNENLRLFIDRHGTGGLAGALEYARNYVQGQMNARIMAREQDIPVLEAETILQELRDVLLDVEPDREQSPDIEEVEAEVDDRNYE encoded by the coding sequence ATGTCTGAGAGTCCTACTCGACACTCCCATCCCCTCGATTTGATGCTCGCAGTATCTGATGTCGTGGTGAATAAGCGGTATGCCCAAATCTACGCTCAAGTGCTTACACTCGATACCCCGACTGTCGAGGAGCTCTCTGAAGATCTTGATAGTTCGACCACCACTGTCTATGAGGACGTGAAGCACCTGGTTGAGAGTGGCATCCTTGAGCGCGTTACTGAGACTCAGCCACACCGATATCAGGCCCGAGACATCGATCTCAACGTCCAAGCCGGAGATGAAACCTATGAGATTACGCCGGCGCTGTTCGTTGCTCTAGCTCGCAGTGGAACGAATGAGAATCTTCGATTGTTTATAGACCGTCACGGCACAGGCGGGCTTGCAGGCGCACTCGAGTACGCTCGTAACTACGTTCAGGGTCAGATGAACGCCCGAATTATGGCACGCGAGCAGGATATACCCGTTCTGGAAGCGGAGACCATTCTACAGGAGCTGCGTGACGTGCTCCTCGATGTCGAACCGGATCGAGAACAGAGTCCTGATATCGAAGAGGTGGAAGCCGAAGTTGACGATAGAAATTACGAGTGA
- a CDS encoding AbrB/MazE/SpoVT family DNA-binding domain-containing protein, with product MSQEVEDETTVNESYSVTVPAAVRREAGVEAGDKLRWHVDEDGTLSVKLVKQQYGAFSELEPVDVGEATDAAEDHDLIAGDY from the coding sequence ATGTCTCAGGAAGTCGAAGACGAAACTACGGTGAACGAGAGCTACTCGGTCACGGTTCCAGCAGCGGTACGCCGAGAAGCAGGTGTTGAGGCAGGCGATAAACTCCGTTGGCACGTCGACGAGGATGGGACACTCTCTGTTAAACTCGTGAAGCAACAGTACGGGGCATTTTCAGAGCTAGAGCCAGTTGATGTGGGTGAAGCAACTGACGCCGCCGAGGACCACGATCTCATCGCTGGAGACTATTGA
- a CDS encoding type II toxin-antitoxin system VapC family toxin: MAAVVVDANILIAARLSRDQNHERGAAISEAIDQGQLPTAYVLSDVLEEVINYLQARGGHDVATKTLDALIESSGFSLKQTPKSDFDAGRSVFRQYESLSLTDAVIVAAMQREDIEYLYSFDDGFDSVPDITRLTTPDNPFDQ, encoded by the coding sequence ATGGCCGCAGTCGTGGTTGACGCGAATATTCTCATTGCCGCCCGACTGTCTCGCGACCAGAACCACGAGCGAGGTGCCGCTATCTCCGAAGCTATCGATCAGGGCCAACTCCCAACAGCATATGTCCTTAGTGATGTCCTCGAAGAGGTCATCAATTATCTGCAAGCCCGGGGTGGGCATGATGTCGCTACTAAGACGCTGGATGCACTCATCGAAAGTAGCGGATTCTCACTCAAACAGACACCAAAATCTGACTTTGACGCCGGCCGTTCGGTGTTCCGTCAGTACGAATCGCTCTCGTTAACTGACGCTGTTATCGTGGCAGCGATGCAGCGTGAGGACATTGAGTATCTCTACAGCTTCGATGACGGATTCGACAGTGTACCTGATATCACTCGTCTCACCACGCCGGATAATCCGTTTGACCAGTAG
- a CDS encoding IS6 family transposase yields MPEIVRLSGSSDWIDLDFVERERTPERAMKLGIQMHVAGLSLSNTISVLDNLGVNRSRKAVHDWVQKADLQPISGKSPNQIAVDETVIRINDQQFWLYAAANPATNEILHLRLFSTTTTALTEIFLKELQQKHDVETAVFLVDGAKHLRAALQRAGLRFQTERHGNRNAVERIFREVKRRTSSFSNCFSHVEPSTAENWLQSFARWHNAPN; encoded by the coding sequence ATGCCAGAAATCGTCCGCCTCAGCGGTAGTAGCGACTGGATAGATTTGGATTTTGTGGAACGCGAGCGGACACCCGAGCGAGCGATGAAGCTCGGTATTCAGATGCACGTGGCTGGTCTATCACTATCGAATACTATCTCTGTTCTTGATAATTTGGGTGTCAATCGTTCCAGAAAAGCCGTCCACGATTGGGTGCAAAAAGCCGATTTACAGCCAATCAGCGGCAAATCACCGAATCAGATTGCAGTCGACGAAACGGTGATTCGAATCAACGATCAACAGTTCTGGCTGTACGCCGCCGCGAATCCGGCAACAAACGAAATTCTCCATCTACGGCTATTTTCGACCACTACAACCGCTCTCACCGAAATATTTCTCAAAGAACTGCAGCAAAAACATGATGTCGAAACCGCCGTATTTCTCGTAGATGGTGCGAAACACCTCCGAGCTGCCCTTCAACGAGCAGGCCTCCGATTTCAGACAGAACGCCACGGAAATCGGAACGCTGTCGAACGTATCTTTCGAGAAGTAAAACGACGAACCTCTTCTTTCTCAAACTGTTTCAGCCACGTCGAACCAAGTACAGCTGAAAATTGGCTCCAGAGTTTCGCTCGCTGGCACAATGCTCCAAACTAA